One genomic window of Actinoalloteichus hoggarensis includes the following:
- a CDS encoding class I SAM-dependent methyltransferase, protein MLQRSDTIGAVDYDALISEGLTTPFEGWDFGALAGRLPVGEEALPWRYADLAREHLAAAGSLLDLGTGGGELLTSLGPLPARTAATEGHPPNVPVARRRLAPLGVMVADVSKGEPDTLPYPDASFDLVLSRHESYEPEEVRRVLVPGGVFLTQQVGGRDLAEVNAALGAGPHTYREWCLAAAEAELSGSGFEITRRGEAAVPGTIDDVGALVLFLRITPWHVPDFDVVRYDDRLRALHARLRQGRPLRVHSHRFMLTARTPAA, encoded by the coding sequence GTGCTTCAGCGCTCTGACACCATCGGCGCGGTGGACTACGACGCGCTGATCTCCGAAGGCCTGACCACGCCCTTCGAGGGATGGGACTTCGGAGCGTTAGCCGGACGACTGCCCGTCGGCGAGGAGGCACTGCCCTGGCGCTACGCGGACCTCGCGCGGGAACACCTCGCCGCGGCGGGATCGCTGCTCGACCTCGGGACCGGCGGCGGCGAACTCCTCACGTCACTGGGGCCGCTGCCCGCCCGCACCGCCGCCACCGAGGGCCATCCGCCGAACGTCCCGGTGGCCCGCCGCAGGCTCGCCCCGCTGGGCGTGATGGTCGCCGACGTCTCCAAGGGAGAGCCGGACACCCTGCCGTACCCCGACGCCTCGTTCGACCTCGTCCTGAGCAGACACGAGTCCTACGAGCCCGAGGAGGTGCGCCGTGTCCTGGTGCCGGGCGGCGTGTTCCTCACCCAGCAGGTCGGCGGCCGAGATCTGGCCGAGGTCAACGCGGCCCTGGGCGCAGGCCCGCACACGTACCGCGAGTGGTGCCTGGCCGCGGCCGAGGCGGAGCTGTCCGGCTCCGGATTCGAGATCACCCGACGCGGTGAGGCCGCCGTGCCCGGCACGATCGACGACGTCGGCGCGCTGGTGCTCTTTCTGCGCATCACGCCGTGGCACGTCCCGGACTTCGACGTCGTCCGCTACGACGACCGGTTGCGCGCCCTCCATGCGCGGCTGCGGCAGGGCCGCCCCCTACGGGTCCACTCGCACCGCTTCATGCTGACCGCCCGTACGCCGGCGGCCTGA
- a CDS encoding aminoglycoside phosphotransferase family protein, which yields MSRLPPRTSGRPATAHERIAISAFDRPERATLIAAIRERCTRLLGAHELVADRSMSHGEAVVVELAIGDGTRWIAKSVLRPSRHRKELAGLRRLAPVLGDRAPRLVHHDDEPGLIVMTRVPGAPMPDDPAEHRADSYEQAGSLARLMHESMPPVTAPAYADELLASLDRWSRAGTRAGLLSRADIDFVADRLAELSRRPAPLTVPCHLDYQPRNWLVDDAGQVHVIDFGAVGPDRWLQDTSRMRHRQWRDRPELGAAFHRGYGRLPTDEELHVQRCRDAHGALTTIVWAHEHGDPAFEAEGRTLLDALRAEGG from the coding sequence GTGTCTCGTCTCCCGCCGCGCACTTCCGGACGTCCGGCGACGGCGCATGAGCGCATCGCGATCTCGGCCTTCGACCGGCCGGAGCGGGCGACGCTGATCGCGGCGATCCGCGAGCGCTGTACCAGGCTGCTCGGCGCGCACGAGCTCGTCGCCGACCGGTCCATGTCCCACGGCGAGGCGGTCGTCGTCGAGCTGGCGATCGGCGACGGGACGCGGTGGATCGCCAAGAGCGTGCTGCGGCCGTCCCGCCACCGGAAGGAGTTGGCGGGTCTGCGGCGGCTGGCGCCGGTCCTCGGTGACCGCGCGCCTCGGCTCGTCCACCACGACGACGAGCCGGGTCTGATCGTGATGACGCGGGTACCGGGCGCGCCGATGCCCGACGATCCGGCGGAACATCGCGCCGACTCCTACGAGCAGGCGGGCAGCCTCGCCAGGCTGATGCACGAGAGCATGCCGCCGGTGACCGCGCCCGCCTACGCGGACGAACTCCTCGCGAGCCTCGATCGCTGGTCGCGGGCCGGGACCAGGGCGGGCCTGCTGAGCCGCGCCGACATCGACTTCGTCGCCGACCGGCTCGCCGAGCTGAGTCGACGGCCCGCGCCGCTGACGGTGCCCTGCCACCTGGACTACCAGCCGAGGAACTGGCTGGTCGACGACGCGGGACAGGTGCACGTCATCGACTTCGGGGCCGTCGGCCCGGACCGCTGGCTCCAGGACACCAGCCGGATGCGGCATCGCCAGTGGCGCGATCGTCCCGAGCTGGGCGCCGCGTTCCACCGGGGCTACGGCAGGCTGCCCACCGACGAGGAACTGCACGTCCAACGCTGTCGGGACGCCCACGGGGCGCTGACGACCATCGTGTGGGCGCACGAGCACGGCGATCCGGCCTTCGAGGCCGAGGGCCGGACGCTGCTCGACGCACTGCGGGCCGAGGGCGGCTGA
- a CDS encoding ABC transporter ATP-binding protein, which produces MVRTRGLTRHFTVDKQTVEAVRGLDLHIEAGETVALLGPNGAGKSTTLRMLTSLLPPTSGAAEVAGYDVVADPRAVRRRIGYIGQGNGAAHSQWGRDELISQGRAYGLTIPAARRRAAELIDSLDLSAVADRVVSTLSGGQRRRLDIAMGLIHSPALLFLDEPSTGLDPQNRANLQQHILDLRARHGTTVVLTTHYLAEADQLADRIVVIDHGRVIADDTPARLKSEHAGDRITLEFADVSSAERAATRARGLLSRGRVECLGPLLIVEAVGGTGLAPLLLRGMDEAGLSVSSVEVARPTLDDVFLTLTGRSLREDGSSVEATDVPARQAGVA; this is translated from the coding sequence ATGGTCCGAACACGGGGCCTGACCAGGCATTTCACCGTCGACAAACAGACCGTGGAGGCGGTGCGAGGCCTCGATCTGCATATCGAGGCGGGGGAGACGGTGGCGCTGCTCGGGCCCAACGGCGCGGGCAAGTCGACCACGTTGCGGATGCTCACCTCCCTGTTGCCGCCCACGTCCGGGGCCGCCGAGGTGGCCGGGTACGACGTGGTCGCCGACCCTCGCGCGGTGCGTCGTCGGATCGGTTACATCGGGCAGGGCAACGGCGCCGCGCACAGCCAGTGGGGCCGGGACGAGCTGATCAGTCAGGGGCGGGCCTACGGCCTGACCATTCCGGCGGCCCGCCGTCGCGCCGCCGAGCTGATCGACTCGCTGGATCTCTCGGCCGTGGCCGACCGGGTGGTGTCGACGCTCTCCGGCGGTCAACGCAGACGACTGGACATCGCCATGGGGCTGATCCACTCGCCCGCGCTGCTGTTCCTCGACGAGCCCTCCACCGGACTGGACCCGCAGAACCGGGCGAATCTCCAGCAGCACATCCTGGACCTGCGGGCCCGGCACGGCACCACCGTCGTGCTCACCACCCACTATCTGGCGGAGGCCGATCAGTTGGCGGATCGGATCGTCGTCATCGACCACGGCCGGGTCATCGCCGACGACACGCCCGCGCGGCTCAAGAGCGAGCACGCCGGGGACCGGATCACCCTGGAGTTCGCCGACGTCTCGTCGGCCGAGCGGGCCGCGACGCGGGCCAGGGGGCTGTTGAGTCGGGGACGCGTCGAGTGTCTCGGTCCGCTGCTGATCGTCGAGGCCGTCGGCGGGACGGGGCTGGCCCCGCTGCTGTTGCGCGGCATGGACGAGGCGGGGTTGAGCGTGTCGTCGGTGGAGGTCGCCCGGCCGACGCTCGACGACGTGTTCCTCACTCTGACCGGACGCAGCCTGCGGGAGGACGGCTCGTCCGTCGAGGCGACCGACGTCCCGGCACGGCAGGCGGGTGTGGCATGA
- a CDS encoding ABC transporter permease, protein MRTSLLGDVVTVFSRELRPVLRSPFSILVSLVQPLFFLALFMPLLPADVGGDTAALAWFVPGVIVMSCLFGTSTTGSNLQFEMQTGSHERLLVSPLRRPALIIGRSLKEIVPVVAQAVIILIVAVPLGLRPDPLGVVAGLVILAVFCVGLGALSFALALAARNQEWMFWTVQQTLLFPLMLLGGMLLPVDDGPGWLRTVAAFNPLSYVVEAQRALFDGEILSATVGAGALAAVSVAAVGLLIGVRGMRQA, encoded by the coding sequence ATGAGGACCTCGCTGCTCGGTGACGTCGTCACCGTCTTCAGCCGTGAGCTGCGGCCGGTGCTGCGCAGCCCGTTCTCGATTCTGGTCTCGCTCGTGCAACCGCTGTTCTTCCTGGCGCTGTTCATGCCGCTGTTGCCTGCGGACGTCGGCGGCGACACGGCGGCACTGGCGTGGTTCGTCCCCGGTGTCATCGTGATGTCCTGTCTGTTCGGCACGTCGACGACGGGGTCGAACCTTCAGTTCGAGATGCAGACCGGGTCGCATGAACGCCTGCTCGTCTCGCCGCTGCGCAGGCCTGCCCTGATCATCGGCCGGTCGTTGAAGGAGATCGTGCCGGTCGTCGCGCAGGCCGTGATCATCCTGATCGTCGCGGTGCCGCTGGGTCTGCGGCCGGACCCGCTCGGCGTGGTGGCGGGCCTGGTGATCCTCGCGGTGTTCTGCGTCGGGCTGGGGGCGCTGTCGTTCGCGCTCGCGTTGGCCGCGCGGAACCAGGAGTGGATGTTCTGGACCGTCCAGCAGACGTTGTTGTTCCCGTTGATGCTGCTCGGCGGGATGCTGCTGCCGGTGGACGACGGCCCCGGCTGGCTACGGACGGTCGCCGCGTTCAATCCGTTGTCCTATGTCGTCGAGGCGCAGCGTGCCCTGTTCGACGGCGAGATCCTCTCCGCGACGGTCGGGGCGGGGGCCCTCGCGGCCGTGTCGGTGGCCGCAGTCGGCCTGCTCATCGGTGTGCGGGGGATGCGGCAGGCCTGA
- a CDS encoding lytic polysaccharide monooxygenase auxiliary activity family 9 protein, with amino-acid sequence MNPRIRDLAVPRSLTAAAAARPDGDLVLTGIHLEWTVGGNGGDAGPPVDWNDGRAPYPHFYEVWLNGGEIRQTAALFWGTEAPSWQAARTHWVCLGTDPDPEYRVTIRARLADGTWSPFTEEVLVGTEDARAYSAVAPAVHPVPHPEPAARHGRLDHPVSRAVLICEDEETEACRRARRLTGGLDVSSAGTVPAVTPPVAAMRADPPWNGSYLEYRKFFRGGDVASAGNPSFAGLDLAGEWPTTVLSAADRAHSFTHRATAHRGDATWTHQWFVTRDDWDPTRAVSWDDLEPVPFMTEVHGAPGVTHHTTEALPPKKSGRHVIVDVWGGHGGPALHDGGFAGEFFVSCSDVEFV; translated from the coding sequence GTGAACCCCCGCATTCGCGATCTCGCGGTGCCCCGTTCGTTGACGGCCGCCGCGGCGGCTCGTCCGGACGGCGATCTCGTCCTGACGGGAATCCACCTGGAGTGGACGGTCGGCGGGAACGGCGGCGACGCCGGTCCGCCCGTCGACTGGAACGACGGCCGGGCGCCGTACCCCCACTTCTATGAGGTGTGGCTCAACGGCGGCGAGATCAGGCAGACCGCGGCCCTGTTCTGGGGCACCGAGGCGCCGAGCTGGCAGGCCGCCCGCACGCACTGGGTCTGCCTCGGCACCGACCCGGACCCGGAGTACCGGGTGACGATCCGGGCCCGGCTGGCCGACGGCACCTGGAGCCCGTTCACCGAGGAGGTCCTCGTCGGCACGGAGGACGCCCGCGCCTACTCCGCCGTGGCGCCCGCCGTGCATCCGGTGCCGCATCCGGAACCGGCGGCCCGGCACGGCAGGCTGGATCACCCGGTGAGCCGCGCCGTCCTGATCTGCGAGGACGAGGAGACCGAGGCCTGTCGGCGGGCACGGCGGCTGACCGGCGGCCTCGACGTCTCGTCGGCGGGCACGGTGCCTGCGGTGACGCCACCGGTGGCGGCGATGCGGGCGGACCCGCCGTGGAACGGGTCCTATCTGGAGTATCGGAAGTTCTTCCGGGGCGGCGACGTCGCCTCGGCGGGCAACCCGTCCTTCGCGGGCCTGGATCTGGCGGGCGAGTGGCCGACGACGGTGCTGTCCGCCGCCGACCGCGCACACTCCTTCACCCATCGAGCCACCGCACATCGCGGCGACGCGACCTGGACACACCAGTGGTTCGTCACCAGGGACGACTGGGATCCGACGAGGGCGGTGTCCTGGGACGATCTGGAGCCGGTGCCGTTCATGACCGAGGTCCACGGGGCGCCGGGCGTCACCCATCACACCACCGAGGCGCTGCCCCCGAAGAAGTCCGGCAGGCATGTGATCGTCGACGTCTGGGGCGGTCACGGCGGCCCCGCACTCCACGACGGCGGATTCGCGGGCGAGTTCTTCGTGTCCTGCTCCGACGTCGAGTTCGTCTAG
- a CDS encoding CPBP family intramembrane glutamic endopeptidase: protein MTTPRPMSVEDSLPRPTETARWVLPVLAPIVLVAVAAAALVGPGAVWAELSAAVLWAALLLGLLAPVAYLAGRKAPGALLASAVAGAFLVLTVLSTALPRFGVFADLEWNWQGKLLDLAWVGLLFLVLRHWATAEAGLRWRCEPGSLRPVFIFILAAFLVPAGSMVLAGVLEPGSVPSPSVERVLFDASVPNLTEELIWRGAMLAVLDRVLGTPWRFFGAPVGWGLVLTSLGFGLGHGVFLDPAAGVTVDVAAVLATGIAGVLMAWVRARTGSLWPAFLAHCAPELGVDIGSALAP, encoded by the coding sequence ATGACCACCCCCCGGCCGATGTCCGTCGAGGACTCGCTGCCTCGACCGACCGAGACGGCCCGCTGGGTACTCCCCGTACTCGCCCCGATCGTTCTCGTGGCGGTGGCGGCGGCCGCCCTGGTCGGGCCGGGAGCGGTCTGGGCGGAGTTGTCGGCCGCCGTGCTGTGGGCGGCCCTCCTGCTGGGCCTGCTGGCCCCGGTGGCCTACCTCGCGGGCAGGAAGGCACCCGGCGCGCTGCTCGCCTCGGCCGTCGCGGGTGCCTTCCTGGTGCTGACGGTGCTGTCGACCGCCCTGCCGAGATTCGGCGTCTTCGCCGACCTGGAGTGGAACTGGCAGGGCAAACTGCTCGACCTGGCATGGGTCGGCCTGCTGTTCCTGGTGCTGCGCCACTGGGCCACGGCCGAGGCGGGACTGCGGTGGCGGTGCGAGCCGGGCTCGCTGCGCCCGGTGTTCATCTTCATCCTGGCGGCCTTCCTGGTGCCCGCGGGGTCGATGGTGCTCGCCGGCGTCCTCGAACCGGGGTCGGTGCCGAGCCCGAGTGTGGAGCGCGTGCTGTTCGACGCGAGCGTGCCGAACCTGACCGAGGAGCTGATCTGGCGCGGCGCGATGCTCGCCGTCCTCGATCGAGTCCTCGGCACGCCGTGGCGGTTCTTCGGCGCGCCGGTCGGCTGGGGACTCGTGTTGACCAGCCTCGGCTTCGGCCTCGGACACGGCGTCTTCCTCGATCCGGCGGCGGGCGTCACGGTCGACGTGGCCGCCGTGCTCGCCACCGGCATCGCCGGGGTGCTCATGGCGTGGGTGCGGGCCCGCACCGGCAGCCTCTGGCCCGCCTTCCTCGCGCACTGCGCACCGGAACTCGGCGTCGACATCGGCTCCGCGCTCGCACCCTGA
- a CDS encoding DUF5753 domain-containing protein translates to MAASRSREATTTPGAAAVGGPESTSSGDLGGTGGRRGGGPGSRSADFTPATGIASADGVPTAARTKAAAVGGESRPAGEPRPARAALDVSRRLPPAEGDSAQTAVERWERHLATLPVRRSRQDALRARRRRGYERAARGWGLGPVPRQSVGPVAFEDEAVRIVEIALALTPVLLQTDAYARELFIADGVRDPAELDRRVALRIARQAALTRTAAPVRFEAYIDEPVLLRPVGGLRVMAEQLRHLAAMARLPHVCVRIIPASAGGPIRLDGGLLILDFPARSTVVQLEHGRLRGTLDRAEDAAVFTAMLPALAAAAFSAAESLALLTRVAEELEDRSS, encoded by the coding sequence GTGGCGGCATCTCGATCGCGCGAAGCGACGACCACCCCCGGCGCGGCGGCGGTCGGGGGACCGGAGTCGACGTCGAGCGGCGACCTGGGCGGGACGGGCGGCCGGCGGGGCGGCGGTCCGGGCTCGCGTTCGGCGGACTTCACCCCAGCCACCGGCATCGCCTCGGCCGACGGCGTGCCGACCGCCGCGCGGACGAAAGCGGCGGCGGTGGGCGGCGAGTCTCGTCCGGCGGGGGAGCCGCGTCCCGCCCGCGCCGCGCTCGACGTGTCGCGGAGGCTCCCTCCCGCGGAGGGCGACTCGGCCCAGACCGCCGTGGAACGCTGGGAACGCCATCTCGCGACGCTGCCGGTCCGCCGCTCACGGCAGGACGCGCTGCGTGCGCGGCGGCGTCGAGGCTACGAACGCGCCGCCCGAGGCTGGGGGCTCGGCCCCGTCCCACGACAGTCGGTCGGTCCCGTCGCCTTCGAGGACGAGGCCGTCCGCATCGTGGAGATCGCCCTGGCCCTGACTCCCGTCCTGCTTCAGACCGACGCCTACGCGCGGGAGCTGTTCATCGCGGACGGGGTGCGCGATCCGGCGGAACTCGATCGGCGGGTCGCGCTGCGGATCGCCCGGCAGGCGGCGTTGACCAGAACGGCGGCGCCCGTCCGCTTCGAGGCCTACATCGACGAGCCGGTGCTGCTGCGCCCGGTGGGCGGCCTGCGGGTCATGGCCGAGCAGTTACGGCATCTGGCGGCGATGGCCAGGCTGCCCCACGTCTGTGTGCGGATCATCCCCGCCTCGGCGGGCGGGCCGATCCGGCTGGACGGCGGCCTGCTCATCCTGGACTTCCCGGCGCGCTCCACCGTCGTCCAGCTGGAACACGGCAGGCTGCGGGGGACGCTGGACCGGGCTGAGGACGCCGCCGTCTTCACCGCGATGCTGCCCGCCCTGGCTGCGGCGGCGTTCAGCGCGGCGGAGTCGCTGGCGCTGCTGACCCGCGTCGCCGAGGAGCTGGAGGACCGATCGTCCTGA
- a CDS encoding vWA domain-containing protein has protein sequence MRTSRAVAVALVAATALTGCVGTPGGTAPDGTTLRVLAGSELGDMRPILDAAADATGVTVEFDFTGTLEGAQALADGEIDGRYDAIWFSSNRYLRAMPDAASRLGESVRIMSSPVLLGLSTPVAERLGWTTDPVGWREIGEAASRDEFTYGMTDPSASNSGFSALVGVSSALADTGSAVDAARIESITPELIEFFSGQTLSAGSSRWLSGAFVARATGDDPGDPVDGLINYESELLSLGADGTLPEPMTVIYPVDGVVTADYPLTLLADADDEARTAHDALAAHLRTPEVQREITATTHRRPVVPGVEPGEQFTERNLLELPFPATADAMDALLLAYFNTIRRPSRTLYVLDTSGSMAGDRIADLRTALTALTGADESALGRYRGFRNREEITLLPFQTAPGEPETFTVPETDREAELARIADAAAELRAAGGTAIYDSLLTAFSLAGASVTADPERFTSIVLMTDGENAEGRDLAEFRTAHAELPEQWRGIPVFTVPLGEGSREEMRAIATLTGGEMFEPGEGEALAEVFHEIRGYQ, from the coding sequence ATGAGGACGTCGAGAGCCGTCGCCGTCGCACTGGTGGCGGCCACCGCCCTGACCGGCTGTGTCGGGACGCCCGGCGGCACCGCGCCCGACGGCACCACGCTTCGGGTGCTCGCGGGCAGCGAGCTGGGCGACATGCGACCGATCCTCGACGCGGCGGCGGACGCCACCGGGGTCACGGTGGAGTTCGACTTCACCGGCACCCTGGAGGGCGCGCAGGCCTTGGCCGACGGGGAGATCGACGGCCGCTACGACGCGATCTGGTTCTCCTCGAACCGGTATCTCCGGGCCATGCCGGACGCCGCGAGCAGACTCGGCGAATCCGTGCGGATCATGAGCTCCCCGGTGCTGCTGGGGCTGTCCACCCCGGTGGCCGAGCGGCTGGGCTGGACGACCGATCCGGTCGGCTGGCGGGAGATCGGCGAGGCCGCGAGCCGGGACGAGTTCACCTACGGGATGACCGATCCCTCCGCGTCGAACTCGGGCTTCTCGGCGCTGGTCGGCGTGTCCTCGGCGCTGGCCGACACCGGCAGCGCGGTCGACGCCGCGCGGATCGAGTCGATCACGCCGGAGTTGATCGAGTTCTTCAGCGGCCAGACGCTGTCGGCGGGCTCGTCGCGCTGGCTGTCCGGGGCCTTCGTCGCCCGTGCCACCGGCGACGACCCCGGCGACCCGGTCGACGGGCTGATCAACTACGAGTCGGAGCTGTTGTCGCTCGGCGCGGACGGCACGCTGCCGGAGCCGATGACCGTGATCTACCCGGTCGACGGGGTCGTCACCGCCGACTATCCGCTGACGTTGCTGGCCGACGCCGACGACGAGGCCCGGACGGCACACGACGCCCTCGCCGCGCACCTGCGCACGCCGGAGGTGCAGCGCGAGATCACGGCGACCACCCATCGGCGTCCGGTGGTGCCGGGTGTGGAGCCGGGCGAGCAGTTCACCGAACGGAACCTCCTGGAGCTGCCGTTCCCGGCGACCGCCGACGCGATGGACGCCCTGCTGCTGGCCTACTTCAACACGATCCGCCGACCGTCCAGGACGCTGTACGTGCTGGACACCTCCGGCTCGATGGCCGGGGACCGCATCGCGGACCTGCGGACGGCGTTGACCGCGTTGACCGGCGCCGACGAGTCCGCGCTCGGCCGCTATCGCGGTTTCCGCAATCGCGAGGAGATCACCCTGCTGCCGTTCCAGACGGCGCCGGGCGAGCCGGAGACGTTCACCGTCCCCGAGACCGACCGGGAGGCCGAACTCGCCCGGATCGCCGACGCGGCCGCGGAGCTGCGCGCGGCAGGCGGCACGGCGATCTACGACAGTCTGCTCACGGCGTTCTCCCTGGCGGGCGCCTCCGTGACGGCCGACCCGGAGCGGTTCACCTCGATCGTGCTGATGACCGACGGGGAGAACGCCGAAGGGCGCGACCTCGCCGAGTTCCGCACCGCCCACGCGGAGCTTCCCGAGCAGTGGCGCGGGATTCCGGTGTTCACCGTCCCGCTGGGGGAGGGCAGCCGTGAGGAGATGCGGGCGATCGCGACGCTGACCGGCGGCGAGATGTTCGAGCCCGGCGAGGGCGAGGCGCTGGCCGAGGTGTTCCACGAGATCCGCGGGTACCAGTGA
- a CDS encoding toxic anion resistance protein: MAAEHDHVLSPPDAVGAVPPERVAGLIPVDEEARGDAARRAEELAERLTGLDVHSPDFAAELESLLTVGEADMRVAAAVAGALLDRTTRAASSGAESTTSALLTADLATLRRTVGELTPTESVRPRRGLFGLFAAGRGARDLLERYRAANEPVNALVLALRERQDVLRRDTASIQGERLRLWAAMERLSASAVFAEAVDEAVARQASILDLVDPERATALRSDVLHPIRQRRQDILTQLAVFAQGYLALDLLRRTNDELIRGVDRAVTTTVAALRIALVVSAALANQREVLDEVASLTSVTDDLVRANGELLARHAGEVRRASDDPAVGVAAIRESFDRIHAAIDAVDGFRAAAVDAMASTAESLSTEIRRSERYLRRARDTERADEESR, encoded by the coding sequence ATGGCGGCGGAGCACGATCACGTCCTGAGCCCGCCCGACGCGGTCGGGGCGGTTCCACCGGAACGGGTCGCGGGCCTGATCCCCGTCGACGAGGAGGCTCGCGGCGACGCGGCCCGCCGCGCCGAGGAGCTGGCCGAGCGGCTGACCGGGCTCGACGTGCACTCCCCCGACTTCGCCGCCGAGCTGGAGTCGCTGCTGACGGTCGGGGAGGCGGACATGCGGGTCGCCGCCGCCGTGGCCGGGGCGCTGCTGGACCGCACGACGCGGGCGGCGTCCTCGGGCGCCGAGTCCACCACCTCGGCCCTGCTCACCGCCGACCTGGCGACGCTCCGACGCACCGTCGGCGAGTTGACGCCGACCGAGTCGGTGCGGCCTCGACGCGGACTGTTCGGGCTGTTCGCCGCAGGCCGGGGCGCCCGCGACCTGCTGGAGCGTTATCGCGCGGCGAACGAGCCGGTGAACGCGCTCGTCCTCGCCTTACGTGAGCGGCAGGACGTCCTGCGGCGGGACACGGCGTCGATCCAGGGCGAGCGACTGCGGCTGTGGGCGGCCATGGAGCGGCTGTCGGCGTCCGCCGTGTTCGCCGAGGCGGTGGACGAGGCGGTCGCCCGGCAGGCCTCGATCCTCGACCTGGTCGACCCGGAACGGGCCACCGCGCTGCGCTCCGACGTGCTGCATCCCATCCGCCAGCGGCGCCAGGACATCCTCACCCAGTTGGCCGTGTTCGCCCAGGGCTACCTCGCGTTGGACCTCCTTCGCCGCACCAACGACGAGCTGATCCGCGGCGTGGATCGCGCGGTCACCACGACCGTCGCCGCGCTGCGCATCGCGCTGGTGGTCAGCGCGGCGTTGGCGAATCAGCGCGAAGTGCTCGACGAGGTCGCCTCGCTGACCTCGGTCACCGACGACCTGGTCCGTGCCAACGGCGAACTGCTGGCCCGGCACGCGGGCGAGGTCCGACGGGCGAGCGACGATCCGGCGGTCGGCGTGGCGGCGATCCGCGAGTCCTTCGACCGGATTCACGCGGCCATCGACGCCGTGGACGGCTTCCGCGCCGCCGCGGTGGACGCCATGGCGAGCACCGCGGAATCGCTGTCGACGGAGATCCGGCGGTCCGAGCGGTATCTGCGCCGTGCCCGCGACACCGAGAGAGCGGACGAGGAGAGCCGATGA
- a CDS encoding VOC family protein — protein MPRRLTHTCVYVLDQESAKDFYTRRLGFEVRSDVMMGGEFEGAGRGFRWLTVGPADQPDVELILADVAMGHDARTSDQLRDLIAKGTFSAGSLATDDCRGDFERLRADGVEFLQEPMERPYGIEAVFRDDSGNWFSLNQMYG, from the coding sequence ATGCCGCGACGTCTCACCCACACCTGTGTCTACGTGCTCGATCAGGAGTCCGCGAAGGACTTCTACACCCGGCGGCTCGGCTTCGAGGTGCGTTCTGACGTCATGATGGGAGGCGAGTTCGAGGGCGCGGGGCGGGGCTTCCGGTGGCTGACCGTCGGACCGGCCGACCAGCCCGACGTCGAACTCATCCTGGCCGACGTCGCCATGGGCCACGACGCGCGGACCAGCGATCAGCTGCGCGACCTCATCGCCAAGGGCACGTTCTCGGCGGGCTCGCTGGCGACCGACGACTGCCGAGGTGACTTCGAGCGGCTCCGTGCCGACGGCGTCGAGTTCCTCCAGGAGCCGATGGAACGCCCCTACGGCATCGAGGCGGTGTTCCGCGACGACTCCGGAAACTGGTTCAGCCTCAACCAGATGTACGGCTGA
- a CDS encoding helix-turn-helix transcriptional regulator, whose product MTAWETTRAVRRAKDVIDRDFAAPLDLNRLAAVAGYSRHHLSRRFRAIFGETPIAYLTRRRIERAAYLLRAANLTVTEVCFHVGFASLGSFSTRFHQLMGRSPSEYQRHHRARSTDVIIPGCFVLAWSRPGPTG is encoded by the coding sequence ATGACGGCGTGGGAGACGACAAGGGCGGTGCGGCGGGCCAAGGACGTCATCGACCGGGACTTCGCCGCGCCGCTGGACCTGAATCGGCTCGCGGCGGTGGCAGGCTACTCCCGACACCACCTCTCCCGTCGGTTCCGGGCGATCTTCGGGGAGACGCCGATCGCCTATCTGACACGCAGGCGCATCGAGCGCGCCGCGTACCTGCTGCGGGCGGCGAACCTGACCGTCACCGAGGTGTGCTTCCACGTCGGATTCGCGAGCCTCGGCTCGTTCAGCACCCGCTTCCACCAGCTCATGGGCCGATCGCCGAGCGAGTACCAGCGGCATCACCGGGCTCGATCGACGGACGTGATCATCCCCGGCTGTTTCGTCCTGGCCTGGTCGCGCCCCGGCCCGACGGGCTGA